In Eisenibacter elegans DSM 3317, the genomic window TAAGAAGGCCGAGCAAAACCTGCTGGAGCAAATGGCGCAAAATGAGACCATACTCAATGCCGCCTTCGACTGTATTGTAGCCATCGACATGCGCGGGCGCATCTTCTCTATCAACAAAGCCCTAGAGGATGTGTTTGGGTATGAAGAAAGCGAGCTAATAGGCAAAAATGTGAAGATACTGATGCCCGATGAGCAAGCCGCAGGCCACGACCGCCATATGAAAACCTATCACGAAACCGGTGTGAAGAAAATCATTGGCAAGGTGCGTCGTGAACACGCTCGCAAAAAGGATGGAACCATATTCCCCATCGAGATTTCTATCTCTGAAGGTAATGTAGGTAATCGCCGTTTCTATATCGGTATCTTGCGCGATATCAGCGACTTGGAGGCGCAAACCCGTGAACTCCTCTGGCAAGCACAGCGGATGGAAGCCCTCTCAGAGGTAGCCCGCGAAGGATTTGTCTTCCATCAAGGTGGCAATGTGCGCGACATCAACCTGACATTCAGCGAGCTGAGTGGGTATGGCCGCGAAGAGTTATTGGATACGCCTTTGCTGTCTTTGTTTGAAGAAGCCGACCACCGTGCCATCCAGCAACTCTTGATAGAGGACACGGCCACACCAGTACGGTTGCCCATGATTTGCCAAGACAAAACCAAGAAAATGGTCGAACTCAGCAACCGTAGCGTGGTGTTTGAGGGGGCTGTCAAAGAATATATCCTGTCTGTATATTGGCGGCAAGGCTAGTCTATTGCCATAGTCGCTAGGACAAAAACAACACAGACCATCAAGGCGCTACGACCTTTTTCGGCTGTGTTGTTTTGTTTGAGTGAATATATCCACCAAGTAACAGAGATGAGTATCATCCTAACCCCTCCCCTTCCACAGTCTTTTTATACCCGTACTGATGTGGTACAAATTGCCCGTGAATTATTGGGTAAACAACTTTTTACGCACCAAGAAGGCGTATTGACCGGCGGTATCATTGTCGAAACAGAAGCCTACTGTGGCGCCAGCGACAAGGCCTGCCACGCACATCTTAACCGGCGTACCAAACGTACGGCACCTATGTTTGAAGCTGGGGGTATCAGTTATGTTTATCTCTGTTATGGCATCCACGCCCTGCTCAACGTAGTTACTAATGTTGCCGGACAGGCCGATGCAGTCCTAATCCGTGCGATTGCCCCTACTGTAGGACTGGAGCAGATGCAAGCACGTAGAGGCTTGGCTAAAATAAGCCCCAAGTTGACTGCCGGCCCCGGCATACTCTCACAAGCATTGGGAATCCGGACAGCTCAAAACGCCCAAATAATGTATGCTCCTACCCCTGAAGCAGAAGTCCAACTATGGATTGCCGAAGGCGAACCTATCAGGCCTGAACAAATAGTGGCCGGCCCAAGAGTTGGAGTAGCTTATGCGCAAGAAGATGCATTATTGCCTTGGCGTTTCTGCCTCAAAGGTAGCCCTTGGGTTAGTCCTGCCGTGCCTAAATACAATTAGACAGCTGATAATCAAAATTTTATACTGTTTTGGAACACGACCTACTCGCATTGGCTCAAGCCCAAGCCCAGCTACAAGCCCAAGTACATATCCCCCCTGCCGGGCAGGGTTTTGTACCACAAATCGACAGCCTATTACTGACCTTGGATGTACAATACAAAGACGATGAGGCTTTTGTGGCAGGTGATTTTCAGTACTACGACGGCCAGTGGCTCTATACCTTGGTAACACAGCTTACGGTAGGGTTTCCGTATGTTTCGGGCTATTTTTGCTTTCGAGAAGGGCCTGTACTCCAAGCTTTTTATGACCGTGTGTTGCAGGCCGGCTACCTCCGACCTGATATCCTGTTGGTAGATGGGCACGGCATCGCACACCCGCGTGGGCTGGGGGTGGCTTCGTGGTTGGGTATTCATACAGGGCAGCCCTGTGTGGGAGTAGCCAAGCGGGCACTATTACGTTATGAGGGGCAGCTAGCCGAAGATATGGGCAGCACCTTGCCGCTGCTCGACAGTGAAGACGGGACAACGGTAGGTTATGTAGTCCGTACTCAGGCTAGTGTCAAACCGCTGTTTGTCAGCCCTGGGCACTTGGTCAGTGTTGATCAAAGTTTGGATTTGCTCCAGCACCTACAAGGCAGCTACCGCCTGCCTGAGTGTATCCGTCGCGCCGACCAAGCCGCAAGGGCTTTTGCTGTTAGGCGTGAAGGCGATTATGACATCATCTGAGCATAAGGGGGCAACATCGCTTCTTCAAATACCCACTTGCCCGAGTCATTCTGGATGGCCGTTAACCAACGAAGCCCATTGGTCAAACAAATCACTTGGGCTTGTAACTTGGCCTGATAGGTCAGTGCTTGGTGCAGGGTGCTTTCGGATAAAGGTATTTCGGGTGCTTTGCACTCTATCAGTACCCAAGGTTGGGTAGTTTGGGGATGATACAGCACCACATCCGTGCGCAATTGCTTGATGCCATAGCGCAAGCCGCGCTCTACTTGTACCCAACCTTGGGGGTAGCCCAAGCCCTGAATTAGGTATTGGAGCGTTTGCTGACGCACCCACTCTTCGGGCTGAAGAGAGACATATTGCTTGCGGATTATATCCCACACATATAGGCCTTGGGGGCGACGCTGAAGGCGCAAATCATATAAGGGAAATATCCAGGCTGGATCTTGATTGCTTGACATAAAGAAAACAATTATGAAAAAGCAACTTAATCATTTGCACCCAAAACTGCAATCAATAGCTAAGGAAACAGTCACGCCACTGGACATTTTTCAAATCCCACCGCTGTACCCAATCACAATTGGTTTGGGAAATCTGCGCACTGAAAATCTTTGATAATCAAGGAAATCAAATCCTGTAAATCTCCAAATCTTGTGAATCTTGGTATAAAACTATAGGCTAAGTCTCATTTTAGTCCCAAAAGAGCACCCAGCTTGTTTCGGAGCTGGAGCTCCGAGCTACTTTTCCAAAAACACACCGTGGTTTGTAAAACAGTATTATTCCTCTTTGTGCATCCAGTACATCAGTTCTACTTCTTCATCAAAATAGTGTACTTCGAGGTTTTCATTTCCCAAACCACTCATTGCCTTGGCCATAGAAGCCCGCGTGTTGAGGTCTGGGCTAACCAGAACTCCTACCTTGCGCTGCCCTTTTTCGACGGCGTAGCGGAGCACATTCTCAGCAGTCCATTGACGTAAGGCAGGGCTGATGACAAAGTTCTTGAGCTTGCGCGCATCTATGATTACATTCACTGGGCGGTATAAATCTATGGCTTTCAGATAGTTGATGGATACTTTTCTGAATTCTTCTTCGGTGATTTGTGTACTCTCAGCACGCCAGCGCATTTTGAAAAGCTTTTGATCAGCTAGATACACAAACTCATAATATCGAGATAGGTTATTTTGTTGAGTGCCCATAGTAGTTTGCAAGTTTGAGGTTGTTGAAAATACAGTAGTTTGTTTGTATTGCATATCATTCGCAATGATACTT contains:
- a CDS encoding endonuclease V, yielding MEHDLLALAQAQAQLQAQVHIPPAGQGFVPQIDSLLLTLDVQYKDDEAFVAGDFQYYDGQWLYTLVTQLTVGFPYVSGYFCFREGPVLQAFYDRVLQAGYLRPDILLVDGHGIAHPRGLGVASWLGIHTGQPCVGVAKRALLRYEGQLAEDMGSTLPLLDSEDGTTVGYVVRTQASVKPLFVSPGHLVSVDQSLDLLQHLQGSYRLPECIRRADQAARAFAVRREGDYDII
- a CDS encoding type I restriction enzyme HsdR N-terminal domain-containing protein, which produces MSSNQDPAWIFPLYDLRLQRRPQGLYVWDIIRKQYVSLQPEEWVRQQTLQYLIQGLGYPQGWVQVERGLRYGIKQLRTDVVLYHPQTTQPWVLIECKAPEIPLSESTLHQALTYQAKLQAQVICLTNGLRWLTAIQNDSGKWVFEEAMLPPYAQMMS
- a CDS encoding DNA-3-methyladenine glycosylase translates to MSIILTPPLPQSFYTRTDVVQIARELLGKQLFTHQEGVLTGGIIVETEAYCGASDKACHAHLNRRTKRTAPMFEAGGISYVYLCYGIHALLNVVTNVAGQADAVLIRAIAPTVGLEQMQARRGLAKISPKLTAGPGILSQALGIRTAQNAQIMYAPTPEAEVQLWIAEGEPIRPEQIVAGPRVGVAYAQEDALLPWRFCLKGSPWVSPAVPKYN